The nucleotide sequence GTGAGGACCCGCGCTATAAAGAACTTGAAAAACTCGATCCGATGCTTGGAGTGATAGGCGCACAGGAGCTTGGCAGGTTATGGGCGGATGGCTTAGAGTTAACCGACTACAAAATAAGTCCTGTACATGGAGAACTGATAGACATTGGACAAATTACCGCTTTTGTGGGCACGGGTGAACTACTGCTAGTCGATGCAAATATGCTTCTCGATAAAGCAAAAGAACAGGGAGTAGCAATTCAATACTACGAATACCCAAAAATGAACCATGTTTTTCCGGTATTTCCGATTCCGGAAGCAAAAAAAGCAATGAATCAACTGCTGAAGATTATAAAAAATTAGTACGAATTAATAAGGGAGCTTTAACAGTACGAAAACGTATATTATCCGACGCATCAAAACAGAGGACAAGATCAGAAGGCCAAGTTAACAATAGCTGATAAGGTAGGAAGTAAGCAGCTACACAGGAAATTTCAAATATCCCTCCAGCAGTTTTTTGATCGCCTGTTTACAGATAACAAACAGGAAACAGGTGTGTTGAAAGGTAAAAAAATTTCTACACACCTGCATTGCTTTAATAAATTTGGCATCCATTTATTAATAAAGGTCTCTACGTGAAACTTAAGGACCCCCACAAAGCGAAGATAGCTTGGATTTCGAAGCACAAGCCATGCTAAAGAATGCGGCCTCCGGGAACAGAGGTGAACATCCTTGAATTAATTATTGCACTGTGTACCCGCCATCTAAAACGATAGCCTGACCAGTCATTCCTTTTGCTCCTTCGCTTGAGATAAATAGAGCCAAATCAGAGATTTCTTTTACATCAAGTAATCTTTTTTGAGGAACGAGTGGGTAAATCACTTCTTCCAATACGTTTTCGAGAGGTATATTGCGTGTTGCTGCTAAGTCTTGCAATTGATTTCGAACAAGTGGTGTATCTACATAGCCTGGACAAATAGCGTTAACCGTTATGCCTTCTGATGCAGTTTCAAGTGCCGCAACTTTTGTGAGGCCAATAACACCATGTTTTGCAGAATTATATGCTGCTTTTCCTGCAAATCCAACAAGTCCGTTAATGGAAGCCATATTAATAATACGGCCAAATTTTTGTTTTCTCATATGCGGTAACACATGCTTAGTTAATACAAATGGAGCAGTTAACATTATTTTTATTAACAGTTCGAAACGCTCTGTCGGAAAATCTTCAATCATTGCAACATGTTGCATACCAGCATTGTTTATAAGTATATCGATTCGACCAAATTTCTGTACTGTTTCATCAATTGCTGCTATAATTTCTTCTTCTTTTGTTACATCACATTTAAGTCCAATTGCTCGTTCTCCAAGGGTGCTTGCTGCCTCTTTCACTTTTTCTTCATTTATATCTGTTAGCACGACAGTAGCACCTTTTGTATAAAACTCTTTCGCAATCTCAAATCCTATACCTTGTGCTGCACCAGTAATGAATACCAATTTATCTTTTACCACCCAAAAAGCCTCCTAGATGAGGAGCCAAAAGAGCTGACTCCGTTTAAATTTGTTTTCCGAAACACGACTTAAAACTCTCGGTATATTAAACAGCCATTTAATAACTACCGTTCTATTATACTAATCCAAAGAATGTATAAAGTGCGATGATTACGAATACGGCTAACGTTTTAATAATCGTAATCGCAAAAATATCCCGATATGACTGTTTATGCGTGAGTCCCGTTACTGCCAGCAGGGTAATAACCGCTCCGTTATGCGGTAGGGTATCCATGCCCCCTGAAGCCATTGCCACTACGCGGTGCATTACTTCTGGTGGAATATTAGCGGCAATAATCGCCTGATTATACTTATCAGCCATTGCTCCCAAGGCAATTCCCATACCACCTGATGCGGATCCCGTCATACCGGCAAGAGTAGTGGTCGTAACTGCACCATTGACAAGTGGATTTGTAAATGTTGTGGATATCCCGTCGCTGATTTTCGCAAATCCTGGAAGAGCTGCAATGACCCCGCCAAATCCATATTCAGCGCCGGTATTCATAGTCGCCAGCAGCGACCCTCCAATCGCTGTATTAACGCCATCTTTAAAACCACTAAATACCCGTTTAAAATCATAGGCAATAGATGATATAATTCCCACAATCAACGCCATAATAATCGCCCAAATAGGAGCAGATGTTGCAACATCCACTTTATAGGCACTCAAGCCAAGTGCTTCAAAGTCAAAGCCATTCGGGTACCATTTAGGTATACTTGTAACAAATATTTTATTGGTAACCCCAACCAAAATAAGCGGAACAAAAGCCAGAATTTGTCTAGACAGCGATTGTTTGGCTGTTAAATCGGGAAGAGCAGGCTCATCCTTTACTTCTGCACTGTGAATCGTAACGGCCGTTTCCGAATCAAACCCGTAATAACCTTCTCCAGCTAATTCGGCTTTTTTTCTTCTAGCCTCCAAGTATAGTAATCCAGCTGTTAAAACGACAATTGCCCCTATGATTCCTAGAACCGGTGCTGCATAAATATCCGTTTTAAAGAAGGCGATTGGAATAACGTTTTGTATTTGTGGTGTCCCAGGCAGTGCATCCATTGTAAAGGTAAATGCACCAAGAGCAATCGTACCTGGAATTAAACGTTTAGGAATATTTGCCTGTCTAAACATTTGTGCAGCAAATGGATAAATCGCAAATACCGCTACAAATAAACTCACTCCACTGTAGGTTAAGATGGCGCCAAGCAATACGATCGTGAGCATTGCCCGTTTCGCACCAAGCCAGTTGACAATTGTTTTGGCAATTGACTCAGCAATCCCTGACATTTCTACAACTTTTCCGAAAATAGCTCCCAATAGGAAAACAGCAAAATATGATTTAATAAATCCGACCATCTTTTCCATGAATATACCTGAGAAAAATGGTAAAACATTGCTTGGTGCAATTAATACAACCGCTAAAAGCGCACAGATTGGTGCAAATAATATGACGGAATAACCGCGGTAGGCAGCAAACATTAATAGTCCAAGCGCCAATAGAATAACTAACAAATCCATATAAATCCCCCTCGTACAATAGTAGTAAGAGTTCTATTCTTTGGGAAATTGCCATATGAAAGAATCTCTTATTTATGGTGTATTACATCGTTTATCTGGCAGGAAAACAGTTAAATAGAAACGCTCTCTTTTACATTCTCAACAATTAAATTTGCTTCCGTTGATTGAATTACATCCTCAACTGAATATCCTTCAAATACTTCTTTCAGTTCTAAACCACGTGATGTCACTTCAATCAAAGCTCTTTCCGTAATAATTTTGTTGACTACGCCTTTGCCTGTTAAAGGTAAAGAACACTCTTTTTTTATTTTTGGTGATCCATCTTTGGACACATGATCCATAATTACAATAATTTTTTTGGCACCATGTACTAAATCCATCGCACCACCCATACCTTTAATCATCTTTCCTGGGATCATCCAGTTGGCTAAATCCCCGTTTTCGGAAACTTCCATTCCCCCTAAAATAGCAACATCAATATGTCCGCCACGGATCATTGCGAAAGATTCCGCACTCGTGAAAAAAGAGGAGCCAGGTATTGTTGTTATTGTCTCTTTTCCGGCATTGATCAAATCTGGATCAACTTGATCTTCTGTTGGATATGGCCCGATTCCTAGCAAACCATTTTCGGATTGCAGGATGACGGTTTTATCCGAAGATATATAATTGGCAACTAATGTAGGCATGCCAATTCCTAAATTGACATAGTTACCATGTTCAATTTCTCTTTCAGCCCGAATGGCAATACGTTCTCTATTAGATAAAGTCATTTTAAATTCTCCTCTCTTATTAACGTACTGTTAATCTTTCAATCTTTTTTTCCTGTTTTGCCTGAAGCATGCCTTGAATATAGATGCTTGGCGTTTGGATCATATTTGGATCTAACATTCCGGTTTCCACAATCTCCTCAACTTCTGCAATCGAAATTTCACCAGCTGCAGCCATGATAGGGTTGAAATTTTGAGCGGTTTTGTTATAAATCAGATTGCCTAATTGGTCAGCTTTCGCGGCACGGATGATTGCAAAATCTGCTTTAAGTGCTGTCTCTAAAACATAATCTTTCCCATTGAAATTTCGAACTTCTTTTCCGTCTGAGATGATTGTCCCGACTCCAGCTGGTGTATAAAAGGCTGGAATACCCGCACCGCCTGCACGGATTCGTTCAGCAAGAGTGCCTTGAGGAGTTAATTCCACTTCAATTTCACCGGATAGTACTTGGCGTTCAAACTCCTTATTTTCTCCTACATAAGATGCAATGATCTTTTTAATTTGTTTCTTTCTTAATAAAAGTCCCAAACCCCAATCGTCTATACCACAATTATTCGAAATTACCGTTAAATCCTTTACTCCTTTTTCTTCAAGTGCGAGGATAAGTTGTTCAGGAATACCTACCAATCCAAAGCCACCAACCATGATAGTTGCACCATCTTGAATTTGACTTAATGCTTCATCTGCAGAAGTGAAAATGTGTTTCATATTGTTACCTCCAATAGAATGTATTTTTAGAAAATATCGCCTTAAAGCGTGATAATTCGTATTAAAACAGAATAATGTTGCGAACACAATATGGTGTATCAGAATTGTGACGGAATTTTGAACGAGATGATTCCGGAAAATCGGACATTATTAACTGAAAGGGCATAAAAACAGAGGGAATAGAAAATAAAAAAATCCGATATTTCGGAATTTAATCCATAATATCGGAATTTAGGTCATAAGTTGTGTTTTTTTATTTTTTCGTAAAGTGTTGATCGGCTTATACCCAACTTCTCGGCAATTCGCATTTTATCTTTCTCGTTTTCGAGGTATTCTTGTAAAATTTGTTCTTCCACCTGAAAAAGGATTTCTTCTAAGGTTCCATTAAGTCGGGTATATTCCGGTTTTTGTCGTCGAATATAAATTGGCAATGCATCTTCATTAATTTGTTCTCCATTTGATAAATGAATCATTGCTTGTAAAACATTTTGGAGTTCCCGTACATTTCCTGGCCAATTGTACTGTTGTAGCAACATCCATGTTTTTCGGCTAAGTTTCATATCCTGACGGCTCACTTCGGAACTAAACTGGTGCATAAAAGTGTGTATTAATTCAGGCAAATCCTCTATTCGATCACGGAGAGGGGGAATTTGCAATGTAATGGCTTGTATAAGATAAAATAAATCTTCCCGAAATTGTTTTTCTTTCACCAGTCCAGCAAGTGATATATTTGAACCTACTATTAAGCGAATATCAACGGGAATTTCTTCATCCGTCCCAGCAGGTTGAACTTTTTCATCCTGCATGACTTTTAAAATTTTTGCCTGTAAAGTTGTTGGAAGTTCGCTAATCTCTTCAATAAATAAGGTACCGCCTTGTGCTCTTTGAATTCCTCCTGATTTTAAACGTTGTGTAGAAGAATCCCACTTTCCAAATAATTCACCTTCCAGCATCTCTTTCGGTATAGTGGAGCAATTTATCTTTACGAAAGGATAATCTACCTGATCGGATAATCTATGGATACTCTGGGCAAACATTTCCTTTCCTGTCCCAGTTTCACCCTCGATTAAAACAGGCAATTTTGTTGGGGCAATCATCCTTATCGTCTCTTTTATTTTTCGCATTGCGTTGGAAGTACCTTTAATATCGGATAGGCTATAAAATGATTCGCGGTATTGTTTCATATTTGTTTCAATTTGATCTAATGTCTTTCGAACGTGAGAACTTAGTTTTTTCCAGTCATTTAGATCGCGGAACGTTACACTTCCGAATGCGCCTATAATTTCACCGTCAATTATAATGGGGACTCGATTGGCAAGCATATAGGTTCCCTTAATATATTGAGGTGCTGCAATATCGGGTGTTCCTTTTTGAAGGACGAGATGCATTTCCGTATTTTCAATGACATCTGCAACATGCTTTCCGATTGCTTCTTCACGTTTTACTTCGAGAAAATTACAGTAATCTTCGTTCAGATAAATAATTTTGGCATTTCTGTCTACCACAACAAACCATTGAAAGGCAGTTTCAAGAATCTGCTCAATTGCAGGGCTTGGTAAATTTTTTATCCAATCTTCCATTTTTTGTTACCTCATGTCTTCTATTATTTGTATGTATTAGTTTATACTGTATAAGAGTAAGAGGCTATAGATAAGGTAGTGGTAGTAAGTCTTATAATGAAGTGCAAGGAGATTTCAATTATGAAGCTGTATGTAATTCGTCATTGTGAAGCTGAAGGACAAGCACCGGACGCGTGTTTAACCATGGCTGGGAAAGAAGAAAGTGAACAGCTAGCAAATTTTTTGGAACAGTACCCAATTGAACTTGTGATATCAAGTCCATTTACGAGAGCATTACATACAATAGAACCATTTGTCCGAAGAAATAATATTCCTTTCAAAATTGATCATCGGTTAAGTGAACGGTTATTAAGTAGTGAAGATCTTCCCGATTGGCTGGAAAATTTGAAAGAAACGTATGTAAATAAGGATTTAAAATTTACTGGCGGGGAATCAAGTAATGAAGCGGCAAAACGCATAAATGAAGTTGTAGAAGAATTAAAACAAAGTGCTCATATGTCAGTGGTAATCGTTACGCACGGCAATATAATGTCATTACTACTCAATCATTTTCAACCGCATTTTGGATTTGACGAATGGAAGCAACTGTCGAATCCTGATGTCTTTGAAATAGAGTTTAGTAATGAACAAACAGTTGTTAACCGTATATGGCGGTAGGTAGCGTAAAATAGGTTGTAGAAAAGCAGGTGCAATATGAAAAATTACTTTATTATTAGTGATATCCACGGCCAGTATAAAGCATTTGAAAAGTTATTAACGTATTGGAATCCCAAGGATAGCCTTGTTTTACTCGGAGATTTGATTGACCGGGGTCCACGGTCTTATGAGGTCGTGCAAAAAGTAATGGAATTAAAGCGGCAGTATGGGGAACAGGTTATATTTTGTAAAGGAAACCATGAAATGATGCTGTTGGATTTTCTCGATAATCCTGGGCAAAAACACGCATTTTATTACAAATACGGTGGTCGGGAAACAATGGCTTCATTTTTAAAGTATTTACCGGTTGAAGTAAGTGAACTTGATCCTATTGAACAAGCGCAGATCATTAAAGAGAAATTTGCGGAGGAATTGGATTTTTTAAATAACGGCAAATTATTTGAAATCGCAGGGAATCTGTTGTTGACACATGCAGGATTTGATTCAAGTTTTGCGACTGTTGATGAAACGGAGGATGAAAATTTCTTATGGATTCGCCAGCATTATAAAAATGAAAATAAAACACCGTATATCAATATTTTCGGTCATACACCATTACAACATATTCATGGCTGCAATGATATTTGGATTAGTAAAGATCAAAAATATATTGGAATAGACGGTGGTTGTTATTTTACAGGTCAATTGAATGGCATCGTTCTGTCGGAAGAGGGCCAAATTATTCACATATATGCCGTTACATCAGACAAAACCGAAAACTATGATAATTGACAGGTGTCGTTTAGAGTGAGCATAAAGTTATAATTATATAATATTTTTCTTGAATGTATGTTTTCCCCCGACTTTTTGGTATACTATAATTAACGATATGTAAAAGAGGTTATCCCGTTCGATTTTGTGCGAGGTAACCTCTTTCGTGTTTAAAGAAGTTTTTCAGGGAGGAAACATTTTGGAGCAATATACAAATTTACGAGCTGGCGAAAAAGGTGCCTATTTATCGATTATTGCCTACATATTTTTAAGCGCACTTAAGTTAGCAGCAGGCTATTTAGGAGATTCAGAAGCATTAAAGGCTGATGGATTAAACAATACAACGGATATTATTGCTTCAGTAGCCGTTTTGATCGGACTCAGAATTTCCCAGCGCCCGCCTGATGATGACCATCGATACGGACATTTTCGTGCAGAAACGATCGCTTCACTTGTTGCATCATTTATAATGATTTATGTCGGTATCGAAGTACTTATATCGGCAGGTGAGAAAATCGCTAATCCGATCGATCAGGATCCTTCCATTTTAACAATTATTGTTGCTGTTTTTAGTGCAGCAGTCATGTTTGCAGTATATAAATATAATCTAAACCTCTCAAAAAGAATTAACAGTTCTGCTGTTAAAGCGGCAGCCTATGACAACCGCTCTGATGCTTTTGTCAGTATCGGGACAGCAATCGGTATTACAGCAGCGATATTAGGTTTCCCGATCGTCGATACGATTACCGCCTTTATTATCGGTTTAATTATTATTAAAACAGCAATCGAAATCTTTAAAGAAGCGGTGTTCTCGTTAACGGACGGATTTGATACGGAATTGATCAGTTCGATTGAACAACGTGTTTCGAAAATCCCGCGTGTCCGCGATGTTACCGATGTACGTGGCAGACAGCACGGCAGCTTAATTCTTGTCGATATTACGGTGAGTGTAAATCCTAATCTAAATGTCCGTGATTCACATGCCATTACAGAACAAATTGAAAATGAAGTGAAACATTTAAATCCTTATGCGACAACACTTGTCCATATTGAACCGTATGACCCGAAAGAGCTGATTATTTGTGAAGATGATTTCCATTTTTAATGGATAAACGATATACAAGCCACTCTCCTTTTACTCGAAGTACTAGGAGAGTGGCTTTTTTCTATGATTGAATCAAAATCATCCATCTTCTGTTAAAATGTAAGTACTTGCGAGCTATACACCTACTGGAGGTATTATATGAAAAAAGCAGTTGCAGTCATTGCTTTATTAATTATTGTATCAATCCCAATATTTGAGCGGTTGTTAACGAACCCTTCCAATTCTTTGGAACTGATGCAAACTTTAAGAAATTCTGAAAATCCGGCATCGCTATTTATGGAGGAAAAAAAGTTCGATGCCGAGAT is from Solibacillus isronensis and encodes:
- a CDS encoding CoA transferase subunit A, with product MKHIFTSADEALSQIQDGATIMVGGFGLVGIPEQLILALEEKGVKDLTVISNNCGIDDWGLGLLLRKKQIKKIIASYVGENKEFERQVLSGEIEVELTPQGTLAERIRAGGAGIPAFYTPAGVGTIISDGKEVRNFNGKDYVLETALKADFAIIRAAKADQLGNLIYNKTAQNFNPIMAAAGEISIAEVEEIVETGMLDPNMIQTPSIYIQGMLQAKQEKKIERLTVR
- a CDS encoding histidine phosphatase family protein, encoding MKLYVIRHCEAEGQAPDACLTMAGKEESEQLANFLEQYPIELVISSPFTRALHTIEPFVRRNNIPFKIDHRLSERLLSSEDLPDWLENLKETYVNKDLKFTGGESSNEAAKRINEVVEELKQSAHMSVVIVTHGNIMSLLLNHFQPHFGFDEWKQLSNPDVFEIEFSNEQTVVNRIWR
- a CDS encoding GntP family permease is translated as MDLLVILLALGLLMFAAYRGYSVILFAPICALLAVVLIAPSNVLPFFSGIFMEKMVGFIKSYFAVFLLGAIFGKVVEMSGIAESIAKTIVNWLGAKRAMLTIVLLGAILTYSGVSLFVAVFAIYPFAAQMFRQANIPKRLIPGTIALGAFTFTMDALPGTPQIQNVIPIAFFKTDIYAAPVLGIIGAIVVLTAGLLYLEARRKKAELAGEGYYGFDSETAVTIHSAEVKDEPALPDLTAKQSLSRQILAFVPLILVGVTNKIFVTSIPKWYPNGFDFEALGLSAYKVDVATSAPIWAIIMALIVGIISSIAYDFKRVFSGFKDGVNTAIGGSLLATMNTGAEYGFGGVIAALPGFAKISDGISTTFTNPLVNGAVTTTTLAGMTGSASGGMGIALGAMADKYNQAIIAANIPPEVMHRVVAMASGGMDTLPHNGAVITLLAVTGLTHKQSYRDIFAITIIKTLAVFVIIALYTFFGLV
- a CDS encoding 3-oxoacid CoA-transferase subunit B; its protein translation is MTLSNRERIAIRAEREIEHGNYVNLGIGMPTLVANYISSDKTVILQSENGLLGIGPYPTEDQVDPDLINAGKETITTIPGSSFFTSAESFAMIRGGHIDVAILGGMEVSENGDLANWMIPGKMIKGMGGAMDLVHGAKKIIVIMDHVSKDGSPKIKKECSLPLTGKGVVNKIITERALIEVTSRGLELKEVFEGYSVEDVIQSTEANLIVENVKESVSI
- a CDS encoding 3-hydroxybutyrate dehydrogenase; amino-acid sequence: MVKDKLVFITGAAQGIGFEIAKEFYTKGATVVLTDINEEKVKEAASTLGERAIGLKCDVTKEEEIIAAIDETVQKFGRIDILINNAGMQHVAMIEDFPTERFELLIKIMLTAPFVLTKHVLPHMRKQKFGRIINMASINGLVGFAGKAAYNSAKHGVIGLTKVAALETASEGITVNAICPGYVDTPLVRNQLQDLAATRNIPLENVLEEVIYPLVPQKRLLDVKEISDLALFISSEGAKGMTGQAIVLDGGYTVQ
- a CDS encoding cation diffusion facilitator family transporter, producing the protein MEQYTNLRAGEKGAYLSIIAYIFLSALKLAAGYLGDSEALKADGLNNTTDIIASVAVLIGLRISQRPPDDDHRYGHFRAETIASLVASFIMIYVGIEVLISAGEKIANPIDQDPSILTIIVAVFSAAVMFAVYKYNLNLSKRINSSAVKAAAYDNRSDAFVSIGTAIGITAAILGFPIVDTITAFIIGLIIIKTAIEIFKEAVFSLTDGFDTELISSIEQRVSKIPRVRDVTDVRGRQHGSLILVDITVSVNPNLNVRDSHAITEQIENEVKHLNPYATTLVHIEPYDPKELIICEDDFHF
- a CDS encoding metallophosphoesterase family protein; the encoded protein is MKNYFIISDIHGQYKAFEKLLTYWNPKDSLVLLGDLIDRGPRSYEVVQKVMELKRQYGEQVIFCKGNHEMMLLDFLDNPGQKHAFYYKYGGRETMASFLKYLPVEVSELDPIEQAQIIKEKFAEELDFLNNGKLFEIAGNLLLTHAGFDSSFATVDETEDENFLWIRQHYKNENKTPYINIFGHTPLQHIHGCNDIWISKDQKYIGIDGGCYFTGQLNGIVLSEEGQIIHIYAVTSDKTENYDN
- a CDS encoding sigma-54 interaction domain-containing protein, which encodes MEDWIKNLPSPAIEQILETAFQWFVVVDRNAKIIYLNEDYCNFLEVKREEAIGKHVADVIENTEMHLVLQKGTPDIAAPQYIKGTYMLANRVPIIIDGEIIGAFGSVTFRDLNDWKKLSSHVRKTLDQIETNMKQYRESFYSLSDIKGTSNAMRKIKETIRMIAPTKLPVLIEGETGTGKEMFAQSIHRLSDQVDYPFVKINCSTIPKEMLEGELFGKWDSSTQRLKSGGIQRAQGGTLFIEEISELPTTLQAKILKVMQDEKVQPAGTDEEIPVDIRLIVGSNISLAGLVKEKQFREDLFYLIQAITLQIPPLRDRIEDLPELIHTFMHQFSSEVSRQDMKLSRKTWMLLQQYNWPGNVRELQNVLQAMIHLSNGEQINEDALPIYIRRQKPEYTRLNGTLEEILFQVEEQILQEYLENEKDKMRIAEKLGISRSTLYEKIKKHNL